A window of Macrococcus sp. 19Msa1099 genomic DNA:
GTTTGTCAGTTTTTTTATAGGAGGAATTTAGACTTATGAAGATTGTATTAGGCGTTACTGGTGGGATTGCGGTATATAAAGCGATAGATTTAACAAGTAAGCTCGTACAGAATGGTCATGAAGTGCGTGTCATTATGACGGAGAGTGCAGAGCAGTTTGTAACGCCACTTGCATTTCAGGCGTTAAGCAGAAATCCTGTATACACAGATATCTTCGTGGAACAGAACCCAGCTGAAATTCAGCATATTGCTCTTGGAGACTGGGCAGATATTATGATCATCGCACCATTAACTGCATCAACGCTCGGTAAGATTGCACATGGTATCAGTGACAATATGCTGACTGCAACTGTACTTGCGTTTACGAAGACGATTTATTTAGCACCTGCCATGAACAGTAATATGTACAATAACCCGGCAGTAACGGACAATATTCAAACGTTACTGAAGCGTGGATTCAAATTCATAGAACCGGGAGAAGGTTTCTTGGCGTGTGGCTATATAGCAAAAGGACGCATGAGCGAACCACTTGATATCATGAAGTTTATTGGTGAAGATAATATAGAAAAAGATTTGCAAGGCAAGAAAGTATTGGTCACAGCAGGACCTACAATTGAAACGATAGATCCAGTGCGCTATTTAACGAACCGTTCATCGGGTAAGATGGGCTATAGTTTAGCTGAAGCAGCAAGCCTGCGAGGTGCAGATGTAACATTAGTATCGACAGACGTAGGAATACCTGTGCCGAATGGGGTACGTCATATTAAGACTGAAAGTGCACAAGATATGTTCAATGCAGTAAAAGATAATATGGAACAAGATCTGATTATTAAAGCAGCAGCAGTAGCAGACTATACACCAGTAGAAACACATGACCAGAAATTAAAGAAACAAGAGGGAGATCTCACGATTACATTTAAACGTACAGAGGATATACTGAAATATATTGGTGAGCATAAGACGACACAACTTGTAGTTGGCTTTGCAGCTGAGACAGAGCATGTCGAAATGTATGCACGCGGAAAATTGAACAAGAAAAATGCAGATGTTATTGTTGCAAATAATGTAGGTGATAAATCTATCGGATTTAAATCGAATGACAACGCTGTAACGATGTATTTTAAAGATGGAACGCACATCGATATTCCAAAACAATCTAAGCTTAACATTGCACATGAAATATTATCACATGTAAAAGAGAAGGGATTTAAGTGATTGCAAAAGTTATCGTAGACGTTAATAGTAAACGTGTTGATAAGTTATTTGATTATTATATTCCGGAACATCTAAAAAGCGATATCGTACCTGGCCAGAGAGTTGTTGTGCCGTTTGGTCCACGAAAAATACAGGGTTATGTTATCAAAGTGACGGATAATGCAGAATACGACAAGCTAAAGCCTGTCATTGCGATTCAGGACTTTATACCGGAACTTACGCCTGAATTAATAGATTTAAGTGAGTGGATGAGCTATTCTCACGTCTCAAAGCGTATTGCAGTGCTCGATGCGATGCTGCCAAACGCAGTAAAAGGGAAGTATAAGAAGATATTCCGTTTAATAGATGATGAACGTATGCCGCAAGAACTCAAGCAATATTTTAAAGATGCAACCTTAACACTGGAACGCGCGCAGCAGCTTGAAATTGTTTCGCTGCTCAAGCCATATATTGAATGTGGTGACGTCGTTGAAGATATCGAAGTCTCTCAAAAATACAAGAAAAAAACATTCGTCGGTGTGAAGCTTAATCATTCGAATGTAGATGACATCATTTCACAGCTAAAATCTGAAACGCAGATACGTGCGATCGAACTCATAAATGATGCAGGAGAACTGACATTGATCGAACTGAAAGAAGAGGGCATATCAAACGCTGTAGTCAATAACTTAGTCCAAAAAAGATTTTTAGAAAAAATCAATATTGAAACGACGCGAGATCCGTATGCGCATAAAGTGTTCTTTGAAGATAAGGAAAAAGCACTGCATGATGAACAGCAAAGTGCATATAACGCTGTTATGGCAACTATTAATAAAAATCAGTCAGAAACATTCCTGTTACACGGGATTACTGGAAGCGGTAAGACAGAGGTATATCTTCAGCTCATTAAAGAAGTGCTGGACAAAGGACAGGATGCCATCGTACTGGTACCTGAAATTGCGCTGACACCTCAGATGGTAGATCGATTCAAGTCCCGCTTCGGTGATGAAGTGGCCGTACTGCACTCAGGTCTTTCTAACGGTGAACGCTATGATGAGTGGCGCAAGATAAAGATGGGGGAGGCACGCGTATCTGTCGGTGCAAGGTCCAGTATATTCGCACCATTTAAAAATATCGGCATCATCATTATCGATGAAGAGCATGAAACAACATATAAGCAGGAAGACTATCCACGATACCATGCCCGCGAAATTGCAGAATGGCGTGCCAAGTATCACCATTGTCCGCTCGTGCTCGGAAGCGCCACACCATCACTTGAAAGTTATGCACGTGCAGAAAAAGGTGTATATACGAAACTCGAAATGTTAACACGTGCAAACAAATCCGCGATGCCTGAGATGATCGTCTCGAATATGCGAGATGAACTAATGCAGGGAAATCGTTCGATGTTCTCCGGCGTACTGCATGATAAGATTCAGGAGAAGATTGATAAAGGAGAGCAAGTCGTGCTCTTCTTAAATAGAAGAGGGCACGCACAGTTTATGCTATGCCGTGACTGCGGACACGTACCGATGTGCCCGAATTGTGACATTAGTTTAACGTATCATAAATATACGGATGAGCTGAAATGTCATTATTGTGGACAT
This region includes:
- the coaBC gene encoding bifunctional phosphopantothenoylcysteine decarboxylase/phosphopantothenate--cysteine ligase CoaBC, with amino-acid sequence MKIVLGVTGGIAVYKAIDLTSKLVQNGHEVRVIMTESAEQFVTPLAFQALSRNPVYTDIFVEQNPAEIQHIALGDWADIMIIAPLTASTLGKIAHGISDNMLTATVLAFTKTIYLAPAMNSNMYNNPAVTDNIQTLLKRGFKFIEPGEGFLACGYIAKGRMSEPLDIMKFIGEDNIEKDLQGKKVLVTAGPTIETIDPVRYLTNRSSGKMGYSLAEAASLRGADVTLVSTDVGIPVPNGVRHIKTESAQDMFNAVKDNMEQDLIIKAAAVADYTPVETHDQKLKKQEGDLTITFKRTEDILKYIGEHKTTQLVVGFAAETEHVEMYARGKLNKKNADVIVANNVGDKSIGFKSNDNAVTMYFKDGTHIDIPKQSKLNIAHEILSHVKEKGFK
- the priA gene encoding primosomal protein N'; amino-acid sequence: MIAKVIVDVNSKRVDKLFDYYIPEHLKSDIVPGQRVVVPFGPRKIQGYVIKVTDNAEYDKLKPVIAIQDFIPELTPELIDLSEWMSYSHVSKRIAVLDAMLPNAVKGKYKKIFRLIDDERMPQELKQYFKDATLTLERAQQLEIVSLLKPYIECGDVVEDIEVSQKYKKKTFVGVKLNHSNVDDIISQLKSETQIRAIELINDAGELTLIELKEEGISNAVVNNLVQKRFLEKINIETTRDPYAHKVFFEDKEKALHDEQQSAYNAVMATINKNQSETFLLHGITGSGKTEVYLQLIKEVLDKGQDAIVLVPEIALTPQMVDRFKSRFGDEVAVLHSGLSNGERYDEWRKIKMGEARVSVGARSSIFAPFKNIGIIIIDEEHETTYKQEDYPRYHAREIAEWRAKYHHCPLVLGSATPSLESYARAEKGVYTKLEMLTRANKSAMPEMIVSNMRDELMQGNRSMFSGVLHDKIQEKIDKGEQVVLFLNRRGHAQFMLCRDCGHVPMCPNCDISLTYHKYTDELKCHYCGHKEPPGNICPSCESEHIREMGVGTQKVEEIIYQTFQNAKVIRMDNDTTRKKGAHERLLEQFKNGEANILLGTQMIAKGLDFPNITLVGVLNADTMLNLPDFRASEKTFQLITQVAGRAGRSEKTGEVVIQTYNPEHYAIQHAVNYDYKAFFKEEMEYRRLGKYPPYFYMIYLNMQHHNLKTVLTESKHIHDILVQHLSPKAYVLGPAPSPIARINNQHRFQILIKFKSEPELLKALNYLDDHYHELFVKDKFSLHIDINPYMMM